The nucleotide window AACAAGTATGAGCTGTTATCTGAAGGAATTAAAGTAAAAGagaatcaaacccacctgaaccgtATCTACACCCAGCTGTACATcatagaaggagagagtgaaggagtgaatgaagaacatgaggttttacagatggagaaaacAGCCAGAACAAAACACTCCCAACACACTCCAatctactgcaatgacatctttaaagagGAGAAAGAGCAAATCAAGACTGTTCTtactaaaggcatcgctggaatcggaaaaaccgtctctgtgcagaagttcattctggactgggccgagggaaaagccaatcaggatgtagatttcatgtttgtgcttccatttcgagagctgaacttgatcagagatcatcagtacagtcttcacacacttctgctggactttcatcctgaacttgaagatctggagcccaagatttatgagAAGTGTAaagttgtgttcatctttgatggtctggatgaaagcagaatcacactgaTGTTTTCAGACGCTCAGAAAGTTTGTGATGTGACTGAGacttcatcagtggctgtgttgatgtcaAAGCTGATGAAAGGAGagctgcttccctctgctctcatctggatcacctccagaccagcagcagccaatcagatcccctccaaatacatcaagcgtctgacagaaattcagggattcactgagcctcagaaggaggaatatttcaggaagagaatcaaTGAGAagcatcaagccagcagaatcatctcacacatcagaagagcaagaagcctccacatcatgtgccacatacccgtcttctgctggatctcatccactgtgcttcagaagctcctggaagaagatctgagtgcagaaatccctcaaactctgactgaaatgtacatccacttcctgctgattcagatcaacatgaggaatcagaagtatgaagagagagatccagagaaactcctgcagtcTAACAGAGAAGTGATTgtcaaacttgctgaagtggctttcagacagctgatgaagggcaatgtgatgttctatgaggaggacctgattgagagcggcaTCGACATCTGTGAGGCCTCAGTGTGTACTGGGATTTGCACTGAGATCTTtaaggaggaatctgtgattctTCTGAcgaaagtctacagcttcatccatctgaGTGTTCAGGAATTTCTGGCTGCTTTCTATGTGTTTTACGTTCATGTAAGCAGCACTACAGAAGCATCTTTTGATTCACTAGAAAATCTCCATAAAAGAATCATTGATAAAGCCATTGAGAGTGAGaatggtcatctggatctgttcctgcggttcctgctgggcgtctcactggagtccaatcagagactcttccaggatctactgacacacacagagaagagcTCAGAGAGCATCAGGAGAAgcacacagtacattaaagagAAGATCAGAGATGGACATGGACTCTCCactgaaagatccatcaatctgttcctctgtctgctggaagtgaaagatcagactctgtccagagagattcaggagtttgtgaaatcagacaaacagtcagagaagaaactctctcctgctcactgctcaacaatAGCCTACATGCTTCAGATGTCAGAGGAGGTGCTGGATGAGCTGGAGCTCCAGAAATACAACACATCAGATGAGGG belongs to Danio rerio strain Tuebingen ecotype United States chromosome 1, GRCz12tu, whole genome shotgun sequence and includes:
- the si:dkey-222h21.10 gene encoding protein NLRC3, translated to MSAPSSHDHPSTCDENMTSDPRVTLRKTPRLESSGPSGVSVKSDWSMERPPALSNQPVTSDPRVNQRKTPRLESPELSGVSVKSDWSKERPPAFSDEPVTSDPRVNQRKTPRLESPELSGVSVKSDWSIERPPAFSNEPVTSDPRRCDIHERCVNITQSNIGSQTLKTRDLQRVKDQLKASMKNKYELLSEGIKVKENQTHLNRIYTQLYIIEGESEGVNEEHEVLQMEKTARTKHSQHTPIYCNDIFKEEKEQIKTVLTKGIAGIGKTVSVQKFILDWAEGKANQDVDFMFVLPFRELNLIRDHQYSLHTLLLDFHPELEDLEPKIYEKCKVVFIFDGLDESRITLMFSDAQKVCDVTETSSVAVLMSKLMKGELLPSALIWITSRPAAANQIPSKYIKRLTEIQGFTEPQKEEYFRKRINEKHQASRIISHIRRARSLHIMCHIPVFCWISSTVLQKLLEEDLSAEIPQTLTEMYIHFLLIQINMRNQKYEERDPEKLLQSNREVIVKLAEVAFRQLMKGNVMFYEEDLIESGIDICEASVCTGICTEIFKEESVILLTKVYSFIHLSVQEFLAAFYVFYVHVSSTTEASFDSLENLHKRIIDKAIESENGHLDLFLRFLLGVSLESNQRLFQDLLTHTEKSSESIRRSTQYIKEKIRDGHGLSTERSINLFLCLLEVKDQTLSREIQEFVKSDKQSEKKLSPAHCSTIAYMLQMSEEVLDELELQKYNTSDEGRRRLIPAVSNCTRALLAGCNLSAQDCEIVSSVLQSSNCVLRELDLSNNDLQDSGVKLLSDGLKSPNCQLEILRLSGCMVTEEGCGFLSSALSSNPSHLRELDLSYNHPGQSGVQLLQHTLEDPHYTLQKLNLDHGGHLRIKQGFLKYACFLTLDPNTAHNQLQVSDGNRKAVHMKDPQPYPDHPERFELQEQVLCRETLTGRCYWESKWSGSGYVAVAYKAIDRKGGLESWFGLNERSWSIYCSNINYTAWHNNEGTDIIAPSSRNNRVGVYVDVPSGSMSFYSVSDTHTLTHLHTFNTTFTEDIYAGFRIYPKSSVSLCQI